The Paenibacillus sp. 481 DNA window ACAAGGCCGGCCTAGTTCTCCCACCGGTAAGTTCCTCACCCTTGCCAAGCATAACGTACTGTCCAAAATCTAATTGATGCGCAAACTTGACGAGTGACGGCTCACATACAATGGAAGCACGCATCTTCGTCAGCTCTCCCTCAGGCCGTGTCGGGCATTGATGGAATAAATATTCAGATACCGTCAATTCCAACACAGCATCACCAAGAAACTCTAAACGCTCATTGTCTTGATGATGACCAAAGCGATGTTCGTTCACGTAGGAAGCATGGGTAAACGCCTGTTTTAACAGCTGTCGATTTCGAAAATGAATGTTCAGCTTCTGCTGTAACTGTTTCAATTCTGCACTCACCCGTTTAACCCCTTACGCTTCGTATTTCTTTAATATAATTGTGGCGTTATGTCCACCGAATCCAAACGAATTCGACATCGCCACCTGCACATCGGCCTTACGCGGAACGTTAGGTACATAGTCCAAATCGCACTCTGGATCTTGGTTTTCCAAGTTAATCGTCGGTGGGATGATGCCATGATACAACGTTAAGCCACAAATGGCTGCTTCCACACCGCCCGCGGCGCCAAGCAAATGTCCAGTCATCGACTTTGTTGAACTAACTGCAACTTGATAAGCGTGTTCGCCAAACGCCTTTTTGATTGCAACAGTCTCAGACTTGTCACCGACAGGAGTCGATGTACCATGTGCATTAATATAATCGATGTCTTGCGGCTCGAGTCCTGCATCTGCAATCGCTTGCTTCATACAACGTGCTGCTCCTGCCGGATCTGGATCTGTAATATGATGCGCATCTGCGCTCATTCCGTAGCCAGCCACTTCGGCATAGATCTTAGCACCACGTTTAATCGCATGCTCTAGCGATTCAATAACGAGCACACCCGCACCTTCACCCATAACAAAACCATCACGGTCAATGTCAAATGGGCGACTTGCACGTGTTGGTTCATCATTTCGCGTCGACATCGCCTTCATCGCACAGAAGCCACCCATTCCGCTACGCAAAATCGTCGCTTCCGCACCGCCACAAATCATAACATCCGCATCGCCACGCTGAATAATTTTAAATGCATCGCCAATGGAATGTGTACCTGTTGCACAGGCCGAAACCGCTGCGGTATTTGGACCTTTAGCACCTACTGCCATAGACACTTGACCAGAAGCCATGTTTACAATCATCATCGGAATAAAGAACGGACTCATCCGTCTAACACCTTTTTCCTGCATGATTTCAAACTGCTCTTCCCAAGTACCTAAGCCGCCGATGCCCGAGCCAACAATGACGCCGACACGGTCAGGATCTGCATTTTCAGGCAGGTTAAGATTTGCATCCGCAACTGCTTTTTTGCTAGCTGCTAATGCAAGCTGTACGAAGCGATCCAATCGGCGCGCGTCTTTTTTATCCATATATAGCTCTGGATTGAACTCTTTAATCGATGCGGCAATTTTAGTCGGATAATCCGACGTGTCAAACGATTCAATCGTCGAAACGCCTGATTTGCCTTCCAGCAAGCTGTTCCAAAACGTCTCAATATCCGAGCCAAGAGAGGTCTCAACACCCATTCCTGTCACTACAACTCTTTGTTTCAAACGATATCACCTCTATATTCGCATTATCCGCAGTAATGGTCTCTAATTGATCCTCCGCCATCTTGGATGTGTTGACCGTTTAGACCTTACATACAGAGGTCGTTAACGTCTAGAGAAAATACTCGGACTGATAATTTAACTTATAATGAGGAGAAGTCCCGTTACGAACGAACGGGACTTTAGATACAAGTTAATTTTGAGCTTGTATGTAAGTCACTACATCACCAACTGTAGCAATTTTCTCTGCATCTTCATCAGAGATTTCCATATCAAACTCATCTTCCAATTCCATTACCAATTCCACCACGTCGAGGGAATCAGCACCTAAATCATCTTTAAAAGATGATTGCAGGGCTACTTCTGCCTCATCAACGCCAAGGCGCTCCACGATGATGCGCTTTACACGGTCAAATACTTCTGTTGACATCCGGTTCACCTCCTCCATGGTATTATACGAGATAAACTCATAAATTGCCATATCAAAACGGCCTCTAAAATATGCTTAAAGTCTACGTTCATAGACTGGAAAGCCTACATGTACATACCACCATCGACATGAATCGTTTGGCCTGTCATATATTGTGCGTCCTCAGACGCCAAAAAGCGAACTGCCTTAGCGATGTCTTCAGGTCTGCCAAGTCGCGCTAGCGGTATCTGGCCAAGCAACTGTTCGCGAGATTCCACAGGCAGAGCATCCGTCATGTCGGTTTCAATAAAGCCAGGCGCGACGCAGTTTACTGTAATGCCTCTTGAGGCAAGCTCACGTGCAGTCGCCTTCGTCAAGCCAATAACGCCTGCTTTCGCAGCTACATAGTTAGCTTGACCTGGATTGCCTAGTACGCCTACTACGGAAGAAATATTAATAATACGGCCAGAACGTTGCTTCATCATCGGACGAGTCACCGCTTTGACACCATTGAATACGCCTTTTAAGTTCGTTTCAATGACTTGATCGAATTCTTCTTCCTTCATACGCATAATTAAATTATCTCTTGTAATGCCGGCATTATTCACCAAAATGTCTATTCGACCAAAATGTTCCAAAGTCGTTTTTACGAGTTGGTCCATTTCATCTACCTTACCGATGTTTGCTTTTACGGCTAACGCTTGGCGTCCGCCAGCAGTTATTTCTGCTACGACTTCCGCCGCCGCCGCCTCGCTGCCAGCATAGTTGACGACAACATTCGCTCCCGCATTGGCCAGTTCTAATGCAATGGCACGACCAATACCACGCGAAGCACCAGTAACGAGCGCAACTTTCCCTTCAAGATTGGACAAGGATATCCCTCCTATGACATGTAATGGACATAAGTCACAACGATCTTCATCTAGCATGGATGCACGGTGACAATTTACCATCCTCACCATAAACGTTATGACTTCAGTGCTAATCGTTCTCCGTCAGAATTAAACGCTAAGATTCGAGTTTAAACGACTCAACAGCTGCAAGACTATTAATAGTTACAATTCGAACGGAATTGTCAATCTTTTTAATTAATCCTGACAATACGCTGCCTGAACCAATCTCGATAAAAGTGTCAACCCCTTGGTCGATCATATAACGAACACTATCTTCCCACAGTACTGGTGAATACACTTGCTCCACAAGCAGGTTACGGATCGCGTCTGCCTGTTGTTCTGCACGAGCAGTTACATTAGCGACGATAGGAATGCTCGCGTCGCGCATGCTTACTTCAAGCAGCTCTTTACTTAGCCGTTCTGCTGCAGGCTTCATCAGCGTGGAATGAAACGGACCGCTTACTTCGAGCAGCTTCACCCGCTTTGCTCCAGCTTCTTTTCCCCGTTCAGCTACAGCTTGTACACCTTCCACTGTACCTGAAATGACAATTTGACCTGGGCAATTGACGTTTGCTAATTGAACGGTAGCCGTATCGGTAAGTGATGAAATGTCATCGCAAAGTGCACCGAGTTGAGTGCGATCAGCGGCAAGCACAGCAGCCATCGCTCCTTGTCCAAACGGCACTGCTTCCTCCATGAACTGCCCACGCTTGCGGACAATGGATACGGCATCCGCAAAGCTCATTACACCTGCGACAACAAGCGCGCTGTATTCACCTAAACTATGTCCTGCGACAAAGTCCGGTTGAATCTCGTGCTGCTGTAGCGCCTTGTAAAGGGCATAGCTCGTTGTGAGCAACGCTGGCTGCGTATTAATCGTTTGCTTTAACTCTGTATCAGGACCGTCAAACATAAGCTCCGTCAGCTTAAATCCTAGCTCGCGGTCAGCTGCATCAAATATGTCACGCGCAGCCGGAACATTGTCAAATACATCGCGGCCCATGCCAACTGCTTGCGCGCCTTGGCCTGGAAACACCAATGCGATTTTCCCCAACTCGTTCACTCCTTATCGATAACGTTACGTATAATCGCGTACTATAGCCATTGCATTATATTTACCACACGAGTACAGATGCACCCCATGTCAAGCCGCCACCAAATCCGACGAGTACGAGCGTATCACCTTGTGAGATGCGCTCTTGCTCAACCGCTTCTGCCAATGCAATCGGAATAGAAGCAGCAGATGTGTTCGCATAATAAGGTAAATTAATCACACATTTATGTTCTGGCAAATTCAATCGCTCAAGCGCAGCATGGATGATACGCGTGTTGGCTTGATGCGGAATTAACAAATCGATATCTTCTTTCGTCTTACCGGCTTTTAAGAGTGCTTCTTCAGCTGCACTTCCCATAATACGGACAGCAAATTTAAACACCTCGCGGCCGTTCATATAGATGGAGTTAGGCTTCGCTTCCGCTGCTAGTTCCGAAGTCGGGCAACTTGAACCGCCCTTTTCTACTTTTAGCAACTCGCCACCTGTTCCGTCTGCACCGAGTACGAAAGACTTAAAACCACGCTCTGCTTCTACAGGACCTAGCACTGTAGCCCCTGCACCATCTCCGAATAAAATACATGTATTGCGATCAGTATAGTCTGTAATACGCGACAAGCATTCTGCGCCAATAACTAACGCATAGTTGTACATACCCGTCGCAATAAAATTCGACGCATTCGCAAGCCCATATATAAATCCGGAACATGCAGCCGACAAATCGAATGCAGCCGCATTTTTTGCACCTAACCGCTCTTGCACGATACAAGCCGTTGCGGGAAATGCCATGTCCGGCGTCACCGTAGCAACTACGATAAGATCCAACTGTTCGGCTGTAATCCCTGCCGCAGCTAAAGCTACTTCCGCCGCACGGAATGCCAAATCCGATGTATCTTCATGCTCAGCAGCAATTCTACGCTCCTTAATCCCTGTTCGGGATACGATCCACTCGTCATTCGTATCAACCATTTTTTCTAGTTCAGCATTGGTCAACACACGTTCAGGTACGTATTTACCGGTTCCCAAGACGCCTACCGAACGCAAACTCATCGTCTATCACTCACTTCCCGTTAGCTGAATTTCTCTCTAGTTCAGCCGAAATGGTCTTGATAAGATCGTTCTGTATCGCTGTTCGTGCTTGGCGGATTGCATTTGTCATTGCACGAGCATCTGACGAGCCATGCGCCTTAATGACTAGGCCCTTCAGCCCGAGCAACGGTGCTCCTCCGTGCTCTTTGTAGTCCAACGAACTTTTCAAGCTCTTCAAACCTGGCATCAGCACAGCTGCCGCCAACTTCGTTGCCCATGAACGCGTAAATACTTGTTTAAGGACATTGAACAATGAGCCTGCCGTACCTTCCAATGTCTTCAACATCACGTTGCCAGCAAAGCCATCGCATACAAGTACATCACAATTGCTTTCCAACATATCACGCGCTTCAACGTTGCCAATAAAATGAATAGGCAATTGCTCGATTAACGGGTAAGCTGCTTTCGTCAATTCGTTGCCTTTCATTGCTTCTGTGCCGACATTTAGCAACGCGACACGCGGTTTAGCAATACCGTGCACTTTTTCCCGATAAACGCTTCCCATGCTAGCGTACTGCGCTAAATGCTCTGGCTTAGCGTCCATGTTTGCCCCTAAATCTAACGCCAATACGCCTCGGCCGTCCATCGTTGGAAGCATTGGTGCTAATGCCGGACGCTCTACTCCGTCCATTCGTCCTACAACGAGCAGTCCGGTCGTCATCAATGCACCTGTATTTCCAGCCGAAATCATGCAATCGGCTTCACCTTCACGTACCATTCTTCCAGCCACGACCATGGAAGCATCTTTTTTACGGCGTACTGCCTTTACCGGTTCGTCATCCGCTTCAATCAGTTCAGCCGCGTGTACGATCCGAACGTTACTCGGCTGTGTCGTCATAAACGGCTTCAGCTTCTCTTCGTTGCCGACAAGTATAATTTCTATATCTTTCCATGACTCAGCAGCAGCCAATGCACCTTCGACAATGCTCTTTGGTGCATGGTCACCACCCATCGCATCAATGGCGATTCTCATGCTCATTTCCTCCTTCGTTGCCACTCACCTCGCCGGCTGAATGGAAAATGTTGAAGTGGCCTTGGAACACTAGTTCATCGCCTACATAGCTTAACACTTCCACTTTCGCCTTGCCCCGCTCTCCACTAACAGAACGTACATAGGCTTTGGCAATACATTTCTCACCAAGCTTTACAGAACGGATAAATCGGATATCTGCAGTCGCCGTCAAAGCAATTTCATCATTAATGACTGCCACAGCCAAAGAATTCGCTTGCGCGAATAAATGATGTCCACGTGCAATATGTGTGCGAGAAAACACATGCTCTTCCCGAATTTCAAATATCGAAATACCGCTCTTGTCCAATTGGATATCTACAATTTCTCCAAACACCTCATCGGGTGGAAGTGAGCGAACTTCATCATAGGAACGTTCGGCCATCAATTTCAATCGTTCGCGCAGCTCGGGAATGCCCAGCTCCATTCTGTCCAAGCGTATGGTTTGAATACTCACATTTAATAATCGCGTTAAATCTTGATCCGTAATAAACGGATTGTTTTCTATAATCTGTACTAATTGTTGCTGACGTTGACGCTTCGGTAAACGTTCGATGTTTCGCACCCCTTTGCTCATGCGGCGATGCTACTGTCTTAGAAGCTTTGACTCCATGCTGACCATTCTGAATCAACACACTCGTTGCCTCACTGTAGGTAGCGTCTACAAAGTTCGCCTAGATTCATCTCGGAAAATTTACATCATTTAGATATAATTCTTCTTAATTGTATCTATTTCGCATCGGATTTAAAATACTTTATGAAAAAAATGAAAAAATTGCTCATATATAAAACGTTTATAGTCTGATTTTAGAACCTGATACTAAACACATTATATATAAAACTTACAACATTGAAAAGTGTTATTGCAAAAAAACATCATCCATCTATATCCAGCACTCGTTTAAAGCCGCTCACACACTGGGATTCGACCTTTTTTGCGATATGGTACTCACTCTATCATTCGCCTTATTTCAACTTCTATTAACGACAAAAAACAAAAAAAATAGCATCTCACCAAGGATGAGATACTACTTTTTTGTCGGTCGAAAAATCAATTATTGCTTAATGATCTCTCTCGCCTTGTATGTTCCGCACACTTTGCATACATGGTGCGCCAATTTCAACTCGCCGCATTGCTCACATTTTACCATGCCCGGTACGGACAATTTGAAGTGCGTACGGCGCTTGTCACGACGTGTTTTAGACGTTCTTCTTTGAGGAACTGCCATGTTTACACCTCCTTACCCAAGTTACATATTGCTTCTACTGTCGTCTGTTATTTCTTAAAGAAATCTTTCAACCCTGCCAATCTTGGATCGATGCGCTCGTTCGAGCAGTCACATGATTGCTCGTTTCGGTTTGTTCCGCAAGTTGCGCACAAACCTTTGCAGCTTTCATCGCAAAACGACGTCAGCGGCAAGTGAACGAATAACGCTTCTTCCACAAATGGCGTTAGATCGACGCGGTCGTCTGTCACATAAATGACATCTCCCTCATCGTCTAGGGGAAGATCAGTAGAGTCCGTCAGCTTAAACTGCTCATGAAACGGAATAACGTATGTTTCGGTATGCGGCACCAAACAACGTGAGCATGTAAGCTCTGCCGTTGCAGTAAGTTGCCCTTGCACATCGATCAATCCGTCGTCTTCCGCCTTTGCCGTCAATTCGACGTCAACCGGTTTAATGGCACGAATATCGCTGCGATCGCGCACGATAGTATCGGCAGCGAATGTCTCGCGAACGATGGGTTCATGACCTTTTGCGGAAACGTCCCGAAAATGAAAGTACATAACATCACTCCAAACAAACAAAATTAATTATATCGACTTCTGTTATGCTTTGTCAACCAAATTCGTTTGACACTCCTTTTGGGAGAAAGCAGCCTATCGATGTCATTGTCGACAATTTCATTCGTTAAGGGCTCAATCAAATACTTTACTGCTCACTTCGTGATAAGATATACATATCTAATGAGATATCGAATGAACTTAAGCTGATCAAAAAGGCTAAGCTAACATATTACCTTATTCGATGACGGAAAGGAAGAGTAAGATGAAAACGGTCGGTATCGTTGTCGAATATAACCCTCTACACAACGGTCATCTTTATCATCTCCAACAATCGCTAAAATTAGCGCAAGCCGACGCTGCTGTCGCGGTAATGAGCGGACATTTTTTACAACGAGGCGAACCTGCGCTTGTCGATAAATGGACACGGACGGAAATGGCTCTTGCCCAAGGCGTTGATCTCGTACTAGAGCTTCCGGTTGCCTATGCAGTGCAACCTGCGGAATGGTTCGCATACGGCGCTGTAGCAACGTTACATGCTACTGGAGTCGTGAATTCCCTTTGCTTCGGCAGCGAAGAAGGAAGCTTGCAACCACTGCTGCAAGCAGCAGATAATCTGACGGAAGAGACGACACAGTTCAGTGCCCTTTTAAAGGCAGAATTGAAAGCTGGCCGCAACTATCCTGCAGCTTATGCGGCTGCCGCAGCAGCTTGTTCAAATCATGCACAGGAACATGCGAATACGGATCAGATAGCAGCGGTAAATTCTCATGATTTGGCAAAAATAAATGATGGCGGAGCAGTCGGTGCAGATGCGAATGCGAATGCGGATGGAGATGCGGTTGCGGAAAGCAACGTAAGGGAGCAGCACTGGATGGAGCAGCCGAACAATTCCTTAGGCTTGCATTATGTAATGGCGTTGCGGCGCTTGCGCAGCTCAATCGAGCCGCTTACGATTGCGAGGCAGCAAGCTGGCTACCACGACATGACCGCGCCAGCTGCCGGTACCATAGCAAGCGCGACCGCTATACGCCGCCTCATGCTTGATGAGGGCGGCTTTAACGACATCGCGCGTTATGTGCCGCCAACGACACTCGCGCTTCTGGAGCGGGAGCTTGCGCACGGCAGAGCGCCGATTAGCTGGGAGCGTTATTCGCGCGAGTTGTTGTACCGCCTTACGTCCGCTTCGCATGAAGAGCTCAAGCAATATTTAGAAGTGACAGAAGGACTAGAACATCGCGTGAAGCAAGCGCTAACACGCATCGAGACTCCAACTGTCGAAGCGTTGCTACAAGCGTTAAAGACGAAGCGGTACACACGAACGAAGCTACAGCGCATGCTTGCGCACGTGCTGCTGAACCATCATGCGTCCGCATTTGGGCGGACTGCATTGGAACGCGGCCCAGCCTATATTCGGGTCCTAGGCTTCTCAGAACGGGGAAGAGAGTTGTTGAAGCAGATGAAGCGCAGCGCAGCGCTTCCTATTGTGAGTCAAGTGACACGCGATAACTGTTCCTTAGGTGGTGCTAACGGCTTAACAGCCGATGTACGCGCTACAGCTGTGTACGCAGGCGCTTTCTCTCCTTGGGACGCAAAGGCGGCTCTGCGGGATTATTACGAGCCTCCACGTCGCTCGTTCTCGAAGGAGTAGTCATTCACAGTCAATCTCAGCGGCTCGTAACGTTGGGATAACTTCGGTTCCTTTCGGGTTCTTTCGGGTTCTTTCGGGTTCTTTCGGGTTCTTTCGGGTTCTTTCGGGTTCTTTCGGGTTCTTTTGGGTTTTTTTGGGTTCTTTTCGATTAATTTGGATTCGCTTAAGTTCATTTGAACGCACACGAGCTGTTTCAAGTGCGAATCCCCCTACACATACGAGCACACATACGAAAGAGCCACTGTCCACGAATGGACGGCGGCTCTTTCTTCATGCGCCTATTAGCATTTCATTACTTGCCAAGTGAAGCAATTGCAGCCAATGCATCGTCTAGCGTACGCACAGAAACTAACTTCATGTTCGTATCTAACGTATCCCACTTCGCCTTAGCTTCTGCATAATTTTGCTCGGGCACTAAAAACAAAGCGGCCTGCTCTCGATCTGCTGCCACCACTTTATATTTGACGCCACCAATTGCCCCGACCTTACCATCGGGTGTAATCGTACCCGTTCCCGCAATCCGGAAACCTTTCGTCAAATCATTAGGTGTTAATTGGTTAATGATCTCTAACGTAAACATAAGTCCTGCCGACGGTCCACCGATGTCGCTTTCTTTAAACCCAACTTTTTTTCCACTATCTATGGGAGCAACTTCTTTCTTTTCCCCGTACTTCAAACCAAAGCCAACCCATTTTTTTTGCGGTTTCTCTGTGCTTGATAATTCAATTAGCGTTGCTTTAACGTGCTCGGATTTTCCATCCCGTTCCACTTTAGCCTGAACCGTTTCGCCCGCTTTTTTATGCATAAGTGCTCGTTTCAAATCTTCATATTGCTGAATCGGTTGCCCATCGATATGTGTAATCCGATCCCCTGTTTTAAAATCATTTTTAGCAACATCTGGGTAGTTATAAATGACATATACGCCTTTTGATATCACTTTATAAGGTACTTTTGCTTTGTTATACGCCGCACTAATCGCATCAAATTGAGAATCTGTCATATTAAAAAGCTGATCCGTCACATATTCCTCTTCCGATCGCCCTTGCAACGAGTCTGCCTTTTTCCCATAGTCAGCATGAGGATCAAATGCTTTCCACACGATGAGCGCGATATTTGCATATGCCCGTCGTACCGTTGTGAGCATAAAGGTACCGTTTTCAACCTGATCTCCCTTGTCTACCTTCACCATTGGCTTTACATCTTCAGCACTTCCAGGCGTGTAAATGACATACGGGGTTGGCATATAAACGGTCACATAAATCGTGAACAGGCCAGCAAAAAACCATTTCCAAAAATAAGACATCCCTCGATGAGTATGCGAATGCTGTCTATTACCAGTTTCCAACGTCCTGTTACCTCCTATCATGAACCTATTCACAGACTCTTCATCCGAAAGAGCCTAAGTAGCCTAACTTCCATTTGGTCTAAAGCTAGTCCTTTTTACGTACATATATGTGGTGTAGAACATGAATGGTTGACGTATATTCCAGTGAGGTGACTTCTATGTTCTCTTTTCGCACTCCGTTCAGCCAACATCCTTTTTTTACGCTTATTTTCGGTTGTATGGCTGCATTGCTCGTTGTTTGCATCGTTTCTTATCCCGATCAAGCCTTTAATGCCTCATTACAGGGGTTGAAAATATGGTGGAATATTATTTTTCCTGCCCTGCTGCCGTTTCTTGTGCTATCTGAGATGCTGATCGCTTACGGCTGGGTTCATGGTCTCGGCGTGTTGCTCGACCCGTTAATGCGCTTGCTGTTTCGTCTACCAGGCGTTGGAGGCTGGGCTTGGTCCATCGGTTGGACCGCTGGTTACCCCGCAGGAGCAGAAGCTGTCGTTAAGCTTCGCCACCAAGAGGCACTGTCGCGACGGGAAGCAGAGCGCCTGTTGAGCTTGTCGCACGCTAACAATCCCATTTTTATGATTGCCGTTATTGGCGTCGGGTTTATGCAGCAAGCCGAACTCGGTTTAGTTATCGCTATTGTACACTGGATATCCGCTCTTTTATCCATCTTTGTATTGCGTCTATGCGATAAGAGCGCTCCAGATATAACGACCTATCGCTTGGCAACAGAACATGCGACCAGCATGAAGCCCAAGTCGTCGTCAAGTCTGTTACAGCGTGTACTAGAAGCGATGGAGCATGCTCATCGCCGTGACGGTCGACCGTTTGGCAAGTTGCTGGGTGAATCGGTTACATCAGCCGTCCATACGCTGATGATGATTGGCGGATATATGATGATGTTTTCTGTGATCGCTCAAGTCTTGCGCCTCGCTATCCCACAGCAATTCGGCAATTATATGATGAACGGATTGCTAGAGGTGAATTTAGGTGCTTACACACTCGGTTCAGCAACGTTTACTTCACCTATATTTCAAGCTGCCTTAATTGGTGCTGTCGTAGCATGGAGTGGCATTAGTGCCCATTTACAAATTCACAGCATCATTAAAGGTACAGATATACGCTATCGCACATTTATGTTGTCCCGTCTGCTACACGCCGGCATGGCGTTTGTATTGACCTACGTGCTCTGGAGACCGCTTCGCTCCATTTTTCATCACGAAGATGAAGCTGCTGCTGTCTTCGCTGCAACTGGACCGATAGAAGAAGCGGGAGCCAGCAGCGCCTCTGTTCACGATCAGGCCGCAAATAGCTTAAGCTCCCCTGAGGGAGCTCTTGAATGGATTCATGTTAGCGAATGGTATGTATTAATGCCGCTATGTGTACTTTTCGTCGCAAGCTTATTCATCGTTTCACGAATCATCGCTTTGTTTGCGCGTTCACGCTAGCGGATATTACGATGCGTCATACATTCATGAAAGGTGCATTAATCAATGTTATTGAATTTTTCACGTAATGCTGTTTCGACTTCAGGTGTAACTAATTCGACTACCTCACCTTTAAAACGAGCAATTTCTTTGACCATACTTGAACTAAGATACGAATATTTAGGATTTGTCATCATAAAAATCGTTTCTACTCTTGGATTGAGCTTCTGGTTGGTAGAGGCTAGCTGCAACTCATATTCAAAATCAGTTACGGAACGGATACCGCGCACAATGACATGACCTTGCTTGTCATCCATATAGTTCACGAGTAAGTCCCGAAAACTGTCAATCTCAACATTAGGAATATGGCTTGTTGTTTGACGCAGCAATTCCTTGCGCTCTTCAACGGTAAACAGCGGATTTTTACTCAAATTGTTTAATACTGCTACAATTAGTTTATCAAACTGCTTTGCAGCTCGTTGAATAATGTCTATATGACCCAAAGTTACCGGATCAAAACTACCTGGATATACAGCGATGCGTGGCTCACAAGGCTGTTTGCTATTGTGTGTCATACTCTGTGCTGCTCCTTCCTGTTTGGCGCTCCAGCGTTACCTTACTGAAGTCGCCATCTCCGTATTGCTGCAAATTTTAATTTCTGATATATCGTAAATGGCTACTCATTTTCGACGCGGTAAATGGTTATCGCAATATCGCCGTATTGTGCCTGCTTCCATACGACAAGCGAGTCCACACTTTCTGGATAAGTATGCTGTGCGTCATGCTCGACGACAACGGTGGCATCCGGGGAAATAAGCCCTTTTTCCAACATTTCACGCAACATATCGTCAGCATCTTTCAACCGATAAGGGGGATCCAGAAATAATAAATCAAATGTCATTTCCCTTTTAACGAGTGCCTTAATGGCTCTTCTTGCATCATTGCGATAAATTTCAGCTTGTCCTTCCATACCTGTTGCTTGTACGTTGTGGCGGATCACATCAATCGCCTTCGTATCCATATCAACAAATACCGCTTTGTCAGCACCGCGACTCAATGCTTCGATACCTAATCCACCTGTACCCGCAAATAAGTCAAGCACGTTACCTCCATCAAAATATGGTCCGATCATACTAAATAGCGCTTCCTTGACTTTATCTGTCGTTGGACGCGTGCCCGAACCGGGTACAGCTTTAAGTGAACGACCTCTCGCCGTTCCCGAAATCACTCTCACGATATCTTCACCCATTCTTTGATCTGCGTTGCTTACACAACGATAACATTTCACGTCGTTTATCGTACCATATTTCGCGTCATTTTGAAAAAGAAACCGATTTCTAAACCACAAAAAACGCCCCTCCCTATTTAGTGTGGAAGAGCGTTTTTTGCTTATGTTTACTACATTAAGGCTATTTAACTGCCCATTATATACAATTACTTCACTTGCTCGTCGATGACACGCTCTACATCTTTCAACATCTCTTTACGCGCAGCATCATCCACCAATGGCACAGCCGCATAGAAACGGTGGTCAAGTACATTCATACCGACGAATTCAAAAATACCTACATCAGACGTTAGCTGCATCGCTTTAGTCGTTCCGT harbors:
- the rnc gene encoding ribonuclease III — encoded protein: MSAELKQLQQKLNIHFRNRQLLKQAFTHASYVNEHRFGHHQDNERLEFLGDAVLELTVSEYLFHQCPTRPEGELTKMRASIVCEPSLVKFAHQLDFGQYVMLGKGEELTGGRTRPALLADVFESFIGALYLDQGLDIVREFLRVHIFPQISLDGKLQTNDYKTQLQELTQHHNLGVLEYRIVEERGPAHEREFVSEVIMGDDCLGRGMGRSKKEAEQHAAAQALQHIVIPKL
- the fabF gene encoding beta-ketoacyl-ACP synthase II; amino-acid sequence: MKQRVVVTGMGVETSLGSDIETFWNSLLEGKSGVSTIESFDTSDYPTKIAASIKEFNPELYMDKKDARRLDRFVQLALAASKKAVADANLNLPENADPDRVGVIVGSGIGGLGTWEEQFEIMQEKGVRRMSPFFIPMMIVNMASGQVSMAVGAKGPNTAAVSACATGTHSIGDAFKIIQRGDADVMICGGAEATILRSGMGGFCAMKAMSTRNDEPTRASRPFDIDRDGFVMGEGAGVLVIESLEHAIKRGAKIYAEVAGYGMSADAHHITDPDPAGAARCMKQAIADAGLEPQDIDYINAHGTSTPVGDKSETVAIKKAFGEHAYQVAVSSTKSMTGHLLGAAGGVEAAICGLTLYHGIIPPTINLENQDPECDLDYVPNVPRKADVQVAMSNSFGFGGHNATIILKKYEA
- the acpP gene encoding acyl carrier protein, whose translation is MSTEVFDRVKRIIVERLGVDEAEVALQSSFKDDLGADSLDVVELVMELEDEFDMEISDEDAEKIATVGDVVTYIQAQN
- the fabG gene encoding 3-oxoacyl-[acyl-carrier-protein] reductase, which encodes MSNLEGKVALVTGASRGIGRAIALELANAGANVVVNYAGSEAAAAEVVAEITAGGRQALAVKANIGKVDEMDQLVKTTLEHFGRIDILVNNAGITRDNLIMRMKEEEFDQVIETNLKGVFNGVKAVTRPMMKQRSGRIINISSVVGVLGNPGQANYVAAKAGVIGLTKATARELASRGITVNCVAPGFIETDMTDALPVESREQLLGQIPLARLGRPEDIAKAVRFLASEDAQYMTGQTIHVDGGMYM
- the fabD gene encoding ACP S-malonyltransferase; protein product: MGKIALVFPGQGAQAVGMGRDVFDNVPAARDIFDAADRELGFKLTELMFDGPDTELKQTINTQPALLTTSYALYKALQQHEIQPDFVAGHSLGEYSALVVAGVMSFADAVSIVRKRGQFMEEAVPFGQGAMAAVLAADRTQLGALCDDISSLTDTATVQLANVNCPGQIVISGTVEGVQAVAERGKEAGAKRVKLLEVSGPFHSTLMKPAAERLSKELLEVSMRDASIPIVANVTARAEQQADAIRNLLVEQVYSPVLWEDSVRYMIDQGVDTFIEIGSGSVLSGLIKKIDNSVRIVTINSLAAVESFKLES
- a CDS encoding beta-ketoacyl-ACP synthase III; amino-acid sequence: MSLRSVGVLGTGKYVPERVLTNAELEKMVDTNDEWIVSRTGIKERRIAAEHEDTSDLAFRAAEVALAAAGITAEQLDLIVVATVTPDMAFPATACIVQERLGAKNAAAFDLSAACSGFIYGLANASNFIATGMYNYALVIGAECLSRITDYTDRNTCILFGDGAGATVLGPVEAERGFKSFVLGADGTGGELLKVEKGGSSCPTSELAAEAKPNSIYMNGREVFKFAVRIMGSAAEEALLKAGKTKEDIDLLIPHQANTRIIHAALERLNLPEHKCVINLPYYANTSAASIPIALAEAVEQERISQGDTLVLVGFGGGLTWGASVLVW